One stretch of Sander vitreus isolate 19-12246 chromosome 16, sanVit1, whole genome shotgun sequence DNA includes these proteins:
- the LOC144531750 gene encoding tripartite motif-containing protein 16-like codes for MAQKGVQLDWETFSCSICLDLLKDPVTIPCGHTYCMNCIKTFWDEGDEKEIHSCPQCRQRFTPRPVLLKNTMLAVLVEELKKTGLQAAPADHCYAAAEDVACDVCTGRKLKAHKSCLICLVSYCEKHLQPHYDVAQLKKHKLVEPSKNLQENVCSRHDEVMKMFCRTDQQLMCYLCSVDEHKGHDTVSAAAERAERQKKIEWSRQNIQQRIQDREKDVKLLQQQAEAINLSADKAVEDSEKIFTELIRLLEKRSSDVKQQVRSRQKSEVSRVKELQEKLEQEITELKRKDAELKKLSDTEDHNQFLHNYPSLSPLSQPTSSIHIRPLSCFEDVTAAVSEVRDKLQDVLREKRTNISLTGTKVDVLLSQPEPEPKTRAGFLKYSREITLDPNTAHTQLLLSEGNRKAKFMFKHHSYSSHPDRFTDFSQVLSRESLTGRCYWEVERSGRGGGGVYVAVTYKNISRAGWSKECLFGRNDKSWALNCCNNSSTFWCNKVQTPVSAPLSSRVGVYLDHSAGILSFYSVSDNMTLLHRVQTTFTQPLYAGFWIINPEDSAELCKLK; via the coding sequence ATGGCGCAGAAAGGAGTTCAGCTGGACTGGGAAACTTTCTCTTGTTCCATCTGTCTGGATCTACTGAAGGATCCGGTGACTATTCCCTGTGGACACACCTACTGCATGAACTGTATTAAAACTTTCTGGGATGAAGGGGATGAGAAGGAAATCCACAGCTGCCCTCAGTGCAGGCAGCGCTTCACACCGAGGCCTGTCCTGCTGAAAAACACCATGTTAGCAGTTTTAgtggaggagctgaagaagaCTGGACTCCAAGCTGCTCCTGCTGATCACTGCTATGCTGCAGCTGAAGATGTGGCCTGTGATGTCTGCACTGGGAGAAAACTCAAAGCACACAAGTCCTGTCTGATCTGTCTGGTCTCTTACTGTGAGAAACACCTTCAGCCTCATTACGATGTAGCTCAGTTAAAGAAACACAAGCTGGTGGAGCCGTCCAAGAATCTTCAGGAGAACGTCTGCTCTCGTCACGATGAGGTGATGAAGATGTTCTGCCGTACTGATCAGCAGCTTATGTGTTATCTCTGCTCTGTGGATGAACATAAAGGCCACGACACAgtctcagctgcagcagagagagcTGAGAGGCAGAAAAAGATCGAGTGGAGTCGACAAAACATCCAGCAGAGAAtccaggacagagagaaagatgtgaaGCTGCTTCAACAGCAGGCGGAGGCCATCAATCTCTCTGCTGATAAAGCAGTGGAGGACAGCGAGAAGATCTTCACCGAGCTGATCCGTCTCCTGGAGAAAAGAAGCTCTGATGTGAAGCAGCAGGTCAGATCCCGGCAGAAAAGTGAAGTGAGTCGAGTCAAAGAGCTTcaggagaagctggagcagGAGATCACTGAGCTGAAGAGGAAAGACGCTGAGCTGAAGAAGCTCTCAGACACAGAGGATCACAACCAGTTTCTACACAACTACCCCTCACTGTCACCACTCAGCCAACCTACATCCAGCATCCATATCCGTCCTCTGAGCTGCTTTGAGGACGTGACAGCGGCCGTGTCAGAAGTCAGAGATAAACTACAGGACGTCCTGAGAGAGAAGAGGACAAATATCTCACTGACAGGGACTAAAGTGGATGTGTTACTGTCACAACCAGAACCAGAGCCCAAGACCAGAGCTGGATTCCTAAAATATTCACGTGAAATCACACTGGATccaaacacagcacacacacagctgttattATCTGAGGGGAACAGAAAAGCAAAATTCATGTTTAAACATCACTCTTATTCTAGTCACCCAGACAGATTCACTGACTTTAGTCAGGTCCTGAGTAGAGAGAGTCTTACTGGACGTTGTTACTGGGAGGTGGAGAGGAgcgggagaggaggaggaggagtctATGTAGCAGTCACATACAAGAATATCAGCAGAGCAGGGTGGTCGAAAGAATGTTTATTTGGACGAAATGACAAATCTTGGGCGTTAAATTGTTGCAACAACAGTTCTACATTTTGGTGCAACAAAGTCCAAACTCCCGTCTcagctcctctgtcctccagagTAGGAGTGTACCTGGATCACAGTGCAGGTATTCTGTCCTTCTACAGCGTCTCTGACAACATGACTCTCCTCCACAGAGTCCAgaccacattcactcagccgCTCTATGCCGGATTTTGGATTATAAATCCTGAAGACTCTGCTGAGTTGTGTAAACTGAAATAG